In the Rhodospirillaceae bacterium genome, one interval contains:
- the tsaD gene encoding tRNA (adenosine(37)-N6)-threonylcarbamoyltransferase complex transferase subunit TsaD, with translation MRVLGIETSCDETAVAIVEGDVSAVTSEVVASACLSHALSSQIEDHTPYGGVVPEIAARSHLDKLDGLLGRAMTESGLEYSDLDGVAATGGPGLIGGVIVGVMTAKALASVHKLPFAAVNHLEGHALTVRYTDQVAFPYLLLLVSGGHCQILEVQGVGQYRRLGTTLDDAAGECFDKSAKMLGLGFPGGPALERAAQNGDQSRFQLPRPLHGRAGCDFSFSGLKTAVRHTIEGLPAGSLTSQDANDIAAALQVACVNHIANRCANAFDMVSGPPPTAFVAAGGVAANTVLRTKLAQLAEEKGLPFVVPPPALCTDNAVMIAWAGLERLSLGLSDPLDFKPRPRWPLDPEA, from the coding sequence ATGAGGGTGCTCGGCATTGAGACAAGTTGCGACGAAACTGCCGTCGCCATCGTTGAGGGTGATGTCTCAGCCGTAACCTCTGAGGTGGTTGCGTCCGCATGCCTGTCGCATGCTTTGTCCTCTCAGATAGAAGACCATACCCCCTATGGCGGCGTCGTACCGGAAATCGCGGCCCGGTCCCATCTCGACAAGCTTGATGGTTTATTGGGCCGAGCCATGACGGAGTCAGGTCTGGAGTATTCAGATTTGGATGGCGTTGCCGCGACCGGCGGGCCGGGTCTGATCGGTGGCGTTATTGTTGGTGTGATGACCGCGAAAGCGCTGGCATCAGTCCACAAACTCCCCTTTGCCGCAGTAAATCATCTTGAGGGGCATGCTTTAACGGTCAGGTATACAGATCAAGTGGCGTTTCCTTATTTGCTATTGCTCGTTTCTGGTGGGCATTGCCAGATCCTTGAAGTGCAGGGCGTTGGGCAATACCGGCGTCTCGGCACGACCCTTGATGATGCCGCCGGGGAGTGTTTCGATAAGTCTGCAAAGATGCTGGGTTTGGGGTTCCCTGGCGGACCAGCTCTAGAGCGTGCCGCGCAAAACGGAGATCAAAGTCGTTTTCAATTGCCTCGGCCGCTGCATGGGCGTGCCGGCTGTGACTTTTCCTTCTCAGGGCTGAAAACAGCAGTGCGGCACACGATTGAAGGTTTGCCGGCAGGCAGCCTGACGTCACAAGACGCCAATGATATTGCTGCGGCGCTTCAAGTGGCGTGTGTGAACCATATCGCCAATCGTTGTGCCAATGCTTTTGATATGGTCTCGGGGCCACCGCCGACCGCTTTTGTTGCAGCCGGTGGCGTTGCGGCCAATACAGTCTTAAGGACAAAGCTGGCTCAGCTGGCTGAAGAGAAAGGCTTGCCGTTTGTGGTGCCACCTCCAGCCTTGTGCACGGACAACGCTGTTATGATCGCCTGGGCGGGTTTGGAGCGGCTGAGCTTGGGTCTTTCCGATCCGCTTGATTTTAAACCCAGGCCACGGTGGCCGTTGGACCCGGAGGCTTAG
- a CDS encoding NAD-dependent epimerase/dehydratase family protein → MTVLVSGAAGFIGFHTIQRLLADGMTVVGLDNFNAYYDPALKEARWDLLSKSEHFKGLRIDISDRQAVERLFADLKPSKVVHLAAQAGVRHGIDHPYDYADANLVGMLNILEGCRHSKIDHLVYASSSSVYGANGDLPFSEHHGTAHPISLYAATKQANESLAHAYAHLYRFPATGLRFFTVYGPWGRPDMALFKFTKAILSGEPIPVFNDGNLARDFTYVDDIVEGLLRVLGQPAEVDHAWVNAPADPANSGVAPHRLFNIGKGSPVKLMDFIATLETALDRKAKIDFKPMQPGDVEQTWCDVSELEKAVGYTPTVSLKDGVANFVAWYKDFYRL, encoded by the coding sequence ATGACTGTGCTGGTTTCAGGTGCTGCCGGCTTTATCGGCTTCCATACAATACAACGTCTGCTCGCAGACGGCATGACCGTTGTTGGCCTCGACAATTTTAACGCTTATTACGACCCCGCTTTAAAGGAAGCGCGATGGGATTTACTGAGTAAGTCCGAGCACTTTAAAGGGCTGCGCATCGACATTTCAGACCGGCAGGCCGTTGAGCGGCTCTTTGCAGATCTTAAACCGAGTAAAGTGGTTCATCTGGCCGCACAAGCCGGGGTTCGCCATGGTATTGATCATCCCTATGATTATGCAGACGCTAATCTGGTTGGGATGCTGAACATCCTAGAAGGATGCCGCCACAGCAAAATTGATCACCTTGTTTATGCCTCATCCAGCTCCGTTTATGGTGCCAATGGTGACCTGCCATTTTCGGAACATCATGGAACGGCGCACCCCATATCTTTATATGCGGCCACAAAGCAAGCCAATGAGTCCCTGGCTCACGCCTATGCGCATCTGTACCGCTTTCCTGCGACAGGTTTAAGGTTTTTCACGGTATATGGGCCGTGGGGACGTCCCGATATGGCGTTGTTCAAATTCACCAAGGCGATTTTGTCAGGAGAGCCTATTCCCGTGTTCAATGACGGGAACCTGGCCCGCGATTTCACCTATGTGGACGATATTGTGGAAGGCTTGCTCCGGGTGCTTGGCCAACCCGCAGAAGTTGATCACGCTTGGGTAAATGCGCCTGCTGATCCCGCCAACAGTGGCGTTGCCCCGCATCGGTTGTTTAACATTGGTAAGGGATCGCCAGTTAAATTGATGGATTTTATCGCGACACTTGAAACCGCATTGGATCGAAAAGCAAAGATTGATTTCAAGCCCATGCAGCCCGGCGATGTCGAACAGACGTGGTGCGATGTATCTGAACTAGAAAAGGCTGTTGGGTATACGCCGACCGTTTCCTTAAAAGACGGCGTTGCGAATTTTGTCGCGTGGTATAAAGACTTTTACAGGTTGTAA
- a CDS encoding NAD(P)H-dependent glycerol-3-phosphate dehydrogenase has translation MQRIGVIGAGAWGTALAAMARRAGRDVVLWAREEEVVTSINTRHVNDVFLPDVALDPAIRATSEYAETVAADLVLLVAPAQHLRSVCKDLAAHWTPGVPVVICAKGIERGSNALMTQVIAETLPSAPCMVLSGPTFAKEVAAGLPTAVTLACKDPQLGERAATAIGTATFRPYLSTDLVGAAIGGAVKNVLAIACGLVEGKQLGDNARAALITRGLVEVVRLAISLGGQSQTLMGLCGLGDLLLTATSMQSRNYSLGAALGQGRTLDEVLGERRAVTEGVYTAEAVVSLAQSKGVDMPICRAMDQILNQGVTVDAAIAELLDRPIKEELDFG, from the coding sequence ATGCAACGCATTGGGGTTATCGGTGCTGGCGCATGGGGAACGGCACTTGCCGCGATGGCGCGACGGGCAGGCCGCGACGTTGTGCTTTGGGCGCGGGAAGAGGAGGTTGTCACCAGTATCAACACGCGTCATGTGAACGATGTATTTTTGCCTGACGTTGCGCTTGATCCGGCCATCCGAGCAACCTCTGAGTACGCAGAAACCGTGGCAGCCGATCTCGTATTGCTGGTCGCCCCTGCGCAGCATTTACGCTCCGTTTGCAAGGATCTGGCGGCGCACTGGACGCCTGGTGTGCCGGTCGTCATTTGTGCCAAGGGCATCGAGCGCGGATCAAACGCGCTGATGACCCAGGTCATTGCCGAGACCTTGCCTTCTGCGCCGTGTATGGTGCTTTCCGGGCCGACCTTCGCCAAGGAAGTGGCCGCGGGCTTGCCAACGGCGGTCACCCTGGCCTGTAAAGATCCGCAGTTAGGGGAACGCGCTGCAACCGCCATCGGAACTGCGACATTTCGTCCCTATCTCTCGACCGATCTGGTTGGGGCCGCCATTGGCGGCGCCGTCAAAAATGTATTGGCCATTGCCTGTGGTCTGGTTGAAGGCAAGCAACTGGGTGACAACGCGCGTGCGGCCCTGATCACCCGTGGTCTGGTCGAGGTTGTCCGTCTGGCCATATCTTTGGGTGGACAGTCTCAAACCCTTATGGGGTTGTGTGGTTTGGGGGATTTATTGCTTACCGCAACCTCAATGCAGTCGCGCAATTACTCCCTTGGCGCTGCGCTCGGTCAGGGCCGCACTCTGGATGAGGTTCTGGGCGAGCGGCGTGCCGTCACCGAGGGCGTGTATACGGCTGAAGCGGTGGTGTCCCTCGCGCAATCCAAGGGCGTTGATATGCCCATCTGCCGTGCCATGGATCAAATCCTCAATCAAGGTGTTACCGTAGATGCGGCCATCGCTGAGCTGCTTGACCGGCCCATTAAAGAAGAGTTGGACTTTGGCTAG
- a CDS encoding mannose-1-phosphate guanylyltransferase/mannose-6-phosphate isomerase, translating into MAPTPTIYPVILSGGAGSRLWPLSRDQFPKQLQALTGVHTLIQETALRLGQNITPLASNNTPKVEAPIVVCNDAHRFIVAEQLRAVGVEPRAIIIEPEGRNTAPAVAVAAQVVADDPNALLLVMPSDHLIRNPDAFREAVATAVPLGQNGKLVTFGITPTEPSTAYGYIKQGHPLQGGAFDVAAFVEKPDASRAERFVASGDYSWNGGIFLFAANTFLAELNKFEPDIAPLCQAALDKGSNDLFFFRLDPASFATVPSQSLDYGVMERTDKAVVVPVDMGWSDVGSWSALHDQSDQDTDGNTLLGDVVSIDSTNTYVRSERQTTAVVGLDGVIVVVTDDAVLVADRQHDQKVKDVVAHLKASGNEVAIAHTKTYRPWGWFQTVDEGARFKVKRIGVKPGAKLSLQKHWHRSEHWVVVKGAALVTNGENQTLLGENESTYIPAGTTHRLENPGKVDLEMIEVQSGEYVGEDDIVRMEDDYGRNN; encoded by the coding sequence GTGGCGCCTACACCAACCATTTATCCTGTGATTCTGTCTGGTGGTGCTGGATCACGTTTGTGGCCCCTGTCACGCGATCAGTTTCCGAAGCAGTTACAGGCTTTAACCGGTGTTCACACCCTGATCCAGGAAACGGCGCTTCGGTTGGGGCAGAACATCACGCCTTTGGCGTCAAACAACACACCTAAAGTCGAAGCCCCGATTGTTGTGTGCAACGATGCCCATCGTTTTATTGTGGCCGAGCAATTACGCGCGGTTGGGGTCGAGCCAAGGGCGATTATTATCGAGCCAGAAGGCCGCAATACAGCACCCGCAGTTGCTGTTGCCGCACAGGTGGTGGCCGATGACCCAAACGCGCTTTTGCTGGTCATGCCGTCTGATCACCTCATTCGCAATCCCGATGCGTTTCGTGAAGCGGTCGCAACAGCCGTGCCTTTAGGTCAAAACGGGAAGCTGGTCACCTTCGGTATTACACCAACTGAACCTTCAACCGCCTATGGATACATCAAGCAAGGACACCCGCTACAGGGCGGTGCATTCGATGTTGCGGCCTTTGTTGAAAAGCCAGACGCAAGCAGAGCTGAGCGTTTTGTCGCCTCAGGAGATTACTCTTGGAATGGCGGTATCTTTCTGTTTGCGGCAAATACTTTTCTAGCTGAGCTCAACAAATTCGAGCCCGATATTGCCCCCCTCTGTCAGGCGGCCCTCGACAAAGGCTCAAATGACCTGTTTTTCTTCCGCCTTGATCCCGCCTCCTTTGCGACTGTGCCAAGCCAATCCTTGGACTATGGCGTGATGGAGCGCACGGATAAGGCGGTTGTGGTGCCCGTGGATATGGGGTGGTCAGATGTCGGCTCCTGGTCGGCGCTGCATGACCAGAGTGATCAAGATACAGACGGCAACACGTTACTCGGTGATGTTGTCTCCATTGATAGCACAAACACTTATGTTCGATCCGAACGTCAGACCACAGCCGTGGTCGGTTTAGATGGTGTTATTGTCGTTGTGACAGATGATGCCGTTCTGGTTGCTGATCGTCAGCATGATCAAAAAGTAAAAGACGTGGTGGCGCACCTCAAAGCGTCTGGGAATGAAGTTGCAATAGCGCATACCAAAACCTATCGCCCCTGGGGATGGTTTCAGACCGTCGATGAAGGCGCGCGCTTCAAGGTTAAGCGGATTGGGGTCAAGCCAGGTGCCAAGCTGTCGCTGCAAAAACACTGGCATCGGTCAGAGCATTGGGTGGTTGTGAAAGGCGCAGCCCTGGTCACCAATGGTGAAAATCAAACGCTGCTTGGAGAAAATGAATCAACCTATATTCCTGCGGGCACCACGCATCGCTTGGAGAATCCTGGCAAGGTTGATCTTGAAATGATCGAGGTTCAGTCCGGCGAGTATGTCGGCGAAGACGACATCGTACGCATGGAGGATGATTATGGCCGGAACAACTAG
- a CDS encoding YciI family protein, with translation MLIAIMCLDKPNHLDLRMATRPAHLEWLKANLPDGVYVGPLLSDDGETFKGSLYILDFDSVATARAWIADEPYYKADLFESVTMRPSKNILPLG, from the coding sequence ATGTTGATTGCCATTATGTGTCTTGATAAGCCTAACCATCTTGACCTGCGTATGGCCACCCGTCCCGCACATCTTGAGTGGTTAAAAGCCAACTTGCCCGATGGCGTCTATGTTGGCCCGCTACTCAGCGATGATGGTGAGACGTTCAAAGGCAGTTTGTATATTTTGGATTTTGACTCTGTCGCCACCGCGCGGGCATGGATTGCGGACGAGCCCTATTACAAAGCTGATCTTTTCGAATCCGTCACTATGCGTCCCAGTAAAAATATTTTACCGCTCGGCTAA
- a CDS encoding Rieske (2Fe-2S) protein: protein MLPDPDELAGQVLCQVSDLAATNAKDVTLKNGDEQYAIMVVQWDGVVRAFVNSCPHARVPLNLFGDTFFDRTGKYLLCTTHGAHFRPTDGYCTRGPCRGKSLRPFPVAVEDGAVVVVPDD, encoded by the coding sequence ATGCTTCCCGATCCAGATGAGTTGGCTGGCCAGGTGCTGTGTCAGGTCAGCGACCTTGCCGCCACCAATGCAAAAGATGTCACCCTGAAAAATGGCGACGAGCAGTACGCCATTATGGTGGTGCAATGGGACGGAGTCGTGCGCGCGTTTGTGAACTCCTGTCCTCATGCTCGTGTGCCTTTGAATTTATTTGGCGATACTTTTTTTGATCGCACGGGCAAGTATCTTCTGTGCACCACACATGGCGCACATTTCAGGCCGACAGATGGGTATTGCACGCGCGGGCCGTGTCGCGGCAAGAGCCTGAGGCCCTTTCCTGTTGCCGTAGAAGACGGTGCTGTCGTTGTTGTCCCTGATGATTAA
- the acs gene encoding acetate--CoA ligase produces MTDPTVIPVPEAWTKSSLVTADRYTEMYTQSVEDPEGFWREHGKIIDWITPYRTVKSTKYGKDDVSIRWFEDGTLNASYNCLDRHLDKLGNQTAIIWEGDDPTEHKHVTYRQLYEQVCKLGNALRMLGVKKGDRVCIYMPMIVEATVAMLACARIGAVHSVVFGGFAPQSLAGRINDCGASVVITADEGVRGGKKVPLKANVDAALKSCDTVEHVIVVERTSVGVPMHKTRDSWYHILTEDQGSWCEPEEMKAEDPLFILYTSGSTGKPKGVLHTTGGYMVYAAMTHKYVFDYDGRQVYWCTADVGWITGHTYIVYGPLANGAITMVFEGVPNYPNAGRFWDVVDKHGVNTFYTAPTALRALMREGDAPVKQASRTTLRLLGSVGEPINPEAWLWYHRVVGDGRCPIVDTWWQTETGGILISPLPGAMALKPGSAGRPFFGVQPCLVDADGVEIEGPGEGYLCLKDSWPGQMRTVYGDHQRFIDTYFSQYPGMYFTGDGCKRDADGYYWITGRVDDVLNVSGHRMGTAEIESALVAHKAVAEAAVVGFPHDLKGQGIYAYVTLMEGVEPSADLHDELIQWVRNDIGAIAKPDYLQWAPGLPKTRSGKIMRRILRKIAENEVDALGDISTLADPGVVDDLVANRAGA; encoded by the coding sequence ATGACAGACCCTACCGTTATTCCTGTACCTGAAGCGTGGACGAAATCGTCTTTGGTCACGGCAGACCGCTACACCGAGATGTACACTCAATCCGTTGAAGACCCCGAGGGCTTCTGGCGCGAGCACGGAAAAATCATCGATTGGATTACGCCGTACAGAACCGTGAAGTCGACAAAATATGGCAAGGATGATGTTTCGATCAGGTGGTTTGAAGATGGCACCCTCAACGCCAGCTACAATTGCCTGGATCGCCACCTCGACAAACTCGGCAATCAGACGGCGATCATCTGGGAAGGCGATGACCCGACTGAACACAAACATGTGACCTATCGCCAACTGTACGAACAAGTCTGCAAACTTGGCAACGCCTTGCGCATGCTCGGTGTTAAAAAAGGCGATCGCGTTTGCATTTACATGCCCATGATCGTCGAGGCTACGGTTGCCATGCTGGCGTGTGCGCGCATCGGCGCGGTTCATTCGGTTGTGTTTGGTGGCTTTGCCCCTCAGTCCTTGGCTGGGCGTATCAATGATTGCGGAGCCTCCGTCGTAATCACCGCCGATGAGGGCGTGCGCGGTGGAAAAAAAGTCCCTCTTAAAGCGAATGTTGATGCGGCGCTTAAGTCCTGCGACACGGTCGAACATGTGATCGTGGTTGAACGCACGAGCGTTGGCGTGCCTATGCATAAAACCCGCGACAGTTGGTATCACATTCTTACTGAAGATCAGGGCAGCTGGTGTGAACCTGAGGAGATGAAGGCAGAGGATCCACTGTTTATTCTCTATACCTCGGGCTCTACCGGCAAACCGAAGGGTGTGTTGCACACCACCGGCGGCTACATGGTATATGCCGCGATGACCCATAAGTACGTCTTCGATTATGACGGACGGCAGGTCTATTGGTGCACCGCCGATGTTGGTTGGATCACCGGCCACACCTATATCGTCTATGGCCCGCTGGCCAATGGCGCCATTACTATGGTGTTCGAGGGTGTGCCAAATTATCCCAACGCAGGGCGTTTCTGGGATGTTGTTGATAAGCACGGCGTCAATACGTTCTATACGGCACCCACAGCGTTGCGCGCGCTTATGCGTGAAGGTGATGCCCCGGTTAAACAAGCCTCTCGCACGACGCTCCGTTTGCTTGGTTCGGTGGGGGAGCCCATCAACCCCGAGGCGTGGCTATGGTATCACCGTGTTGTTGGCGATGGTCGGTGTCCTATTGTGGACACGTGGTGGCAGACTGAAACCGGCGGCATTCTGATCTCGCCATTGCCCGGTGCCATGGCTTTGAAACCCGGCTCGGCGGGCCGCCCGTTCTTTGGTGTTCAGCCCTGTCTGGTGGATGCTGACGGTGTTGAAATTGAAGGTCCAGGCGAGGGCTATCTTTGTCTTAAAGACTCCTGGCCCGGTCAAATGCGCACCGTTTATGGCGACCATCAGAGGTTTATTGACACGTATTTCAGCCAATATCCCGGCATGTATTTTACCGGTGACGGCTGCAAGCGGGATGCGGATGGCTATTATTGGATCACGGGTCGTGTCGATGACGTTCTCAATGTGTCTGGTCATCGCATGGGCACGGCTGAAATTGAAAGCGCGCTGGTTGCGCATAAAGCTGTGGCGGAAGCGGCCGTGGTTGGTTTCCCCCATGATTTAAAAGGCCAAGGGATCTATGCGTACGTCACGTTGATGGAAGGCGTTGAACCGTCAGCAGACCTCCATGACGAACTTATCCAATGGGTACGCAATGATATCGGTGCGATTGCGAAACCGGATTATTTACAATGGGCGCCGGGCCTGCCCAAAACCCGTTCCGGTAAAATCATGCGGCGCATCTTGCGCAAAATCGCTGAGAATGAAGTGGATGCATTGGGCGACATCTCAACGCTGGCTGATCCCGGCGTGGTTGATGACCTGGTTGCCAACCGGGCCGGGGCTTAA
- a CDS encoding DUF1674 domain-containing protein produces the protein MSNSPSETPNAKLPAKDKVTGKAQVKAEQDPKSGADRTSEIGGPKGPEPTRFGDWEQKGRCSDF, from the coding sequence ATGTCGAATTCACCTTCAGAAACACCAAATGCGAAACTACCTGCCAAAGATAAGGTCACAGGCAAGGCACAGGTGAAAGCAGAACAAGACCCTAAATCTGGCGCTGATAGAACCTCAGAGATCGGCGGCCCGAAGGGTCCAGAACCAACACGTTTTGGCGATTGGGAGCAAAAAGGACGCTGTTCAGATTTTTAG
- the htpX gene encoding zinc metalloprotease HtpX produces the protein MNTFRVGLLLAAMTGLFLAVGFLLGGEAGMLIAFCVALGMNAFAYWNSDKVVLRMYGARQVDRAAAPEFYGLVEQLANKAHLPMPKVFIMETDQPNAFATGRNPENAAVAATTGLMRILSREELAGVMAHELAHIKNRDTLVMTVTATLAGAIGMLANFAMFFGGRRDSRLGIIGVLAVAILAPLTATLVQMAISRTREYGADRGGAEICGNPGWLASALAKLEQGSRQIDNNVAEANPATAHLFIVNPLHAHAADSLFSTHPKTANRIAKLESLGGARTPPSASSSSSSSRGSVPRSGSGPARTGRGRWA, from the coding sequence ATGAATACCTTTCGGGTCGGTTTGCTGCTGGCGGCTATGACGGGTTTGTTCCTCGCTGTCGGATTCCTCTTGGGCGGGGAAGCCGGCATGTTGATTGCGTTCTGCGTGGCATTGGGCATGAACGCTTTTGCCTATTGGAATTCTGACAAAGTGGTGTTGCGCATGTACGGCGCGCGCCAGGTTGATCGGGCCGCTGCACCGGAATTTTATGGTTTGGTTGAGCAGTTGGCCAATAAGGCTCATTTGCCCATGCCCAAGGTCTTTATTATGGAGACCGATCAGCCCAATGCGTTTGCTACAGGGCGTAATCCTGAAAATGCGGCCGTTGCGGCAACAACCGGCCTGATGCGCATTCTCAGTCGTGAGGAGTTGGCTGGCGTCATGGCGCATGAGCTTGCGCATATCAAAAACCGCGACACCTTGGTTATGACAGTGACAGCAACCTTGGCGGGGGCGATTGGTATGTTGGCGAATTTTGCCATGTTTTTTGGCGGTCGTCGCGACAGTCGTTTGGGCATCATCGGCGTGTTAGCGGTCGCCATTTTGGCACCGTTAACAGCAACGCTGGTTCAGATGGCGATTTCAAGAACCCGCGAATACGGTGCCGATCGTGGCGGTGCTGAAATTTGCGGCAATCCCGGTTGGTTGGCGTCTGCGCTGGCGAAACTGGAGCAAGGTTCGCGTCAGATCGACAACAATGTGGCGGAAGCCAATCCGGCCACAGCCCACCTGTTTATCGTTAATCCGTTGCACGCCCACGCCGCTGACAGTCTGTTCTCAACCCATCCAAAAACCGCTAATCGGATTGCCAAGCTGGAATCGTTGGGCGGGGCTCGCACTCCACCGTCAGCAAGTTCCTCAAGCTCCTCAAGCCGGGGGTCGGTGCCGCGCAGTGGGTCTGGTCCAGCAAGAACGGGCCGTGGACGCTGGGCTTAA
- a CDS encoding PLDc N-terminal domain-containing protein, with translation MGVETGGLFGLLILIADVYAVVKTVQSTASTGSKVLWIVLILLLPILGLILWFLFGPKAP, from the coding sequence ATGGGCGTTGAAACCGGCGGCCTTTTTGGCCTTCTTATTCTGATCGCAGACGTTTACGCAGTTGTCAAAACCGTCCAAAGCACGGCTTCGACGGGTTCTAAAGTTTTATGGATTGTGCTGATCCTGCTGCTTCCGATTTTGGGCCTGATCCTCTGGTTCCTCTTCGGACCAAAAGCGCCCTAA
- a CDS encoding FAD-dependent oxidoreductase, with translation MSQDWDVIIIGAGTAGLPAAIFAAERSDRILVLDAAPEIGGTLHLSSGQMSAAGTRLQKEKGIKDSPKQHIDDIMRISKNTADRDIAGLAVENAAATLDWLESISFKPLPAHPVKGQAHEPYSVHRYVWGEALGKSILAALKPPFEAAVASGRVTLKLNTRVSELVWSDNGAVSGVVAQTQGQDSVTYTAGAVLIAAGGYVANGQMYKDLSGHPAYGDHSYPYCVGDGLNLGLSAGGTAWGHKNYLTSFGVVMQTYDVPSKVRWRQVHWPERRMPWEIYVNAHGQRFMREDEPSVDVREHTIQQQPHLRHWIVFDAKTLEEAPPLFPDVTAADIRCAAEAGEPMFYVADSIAALAEKAGLPEDALKATVDAFNIGQASGKDAFGRQNMPRPVNQAPFYAIRSQAMSVSSTVGLKVDTQLRVIRENGTPIAGLYAAGESIGQGAMMGSSFCGGMLVTPALTFGRMLGQSLLPLEEKTHAAAE, from the coding sequence ATGAGCCAAGACTGGGACGTGATTATCATTGGCGCCGGCACTGCGGGTTTACCGGCTGCGATTTTTGCCGCCGAGCGCAGCGACAGAATACTGGTGCTGGATGCCGCCCCCGAGATTGGTGGCACGCTTCATCTCAGTTCCGGCCAGATGAGTGCTGCAGGCACACGGCTGCAAAAAGAAAAAGGCATTAAGGACAGCCCGAAGCAGCATATCGACGACATCATGCGTATTTCAAAAAATACCGCCGACCGGGATATTGCCGGACTTGCGGTTGAAAATGCGGCGGCGACATTGGATTGGCTCGAGTCCATCAGCTTCAAACCTTTGCCCGCGCACCCCGTTAAAGGCCAAGCCCACGAACCCTATAGCGTGCATCGTTATGTCTGGGGTGAGGCTTTAGGGAAATCAATTTTGGCCGCTCTCAAACCCCCATTTGAAGCGGCAGTGGCCAGCGGACGGGTCACTCTTAAATTAAATACGCGCGTGTCAGAGCTTGTGTGGTCTGACAACGGCGCCGTCTCCGGGGTGGTTGCCCAGACTCAAGGTCAAGACAGCGTGACATATACAGCCGGGGCGGTGCTCATAGCCGCCGGTGGCTATGTCGCCAACGGGCAAATGTACAAAGACCTAAGCGGACACCCCGCCTACGGCGACCATTCTTACCCTTATTGTGTCGGGGACGGACTTAACCTGGGCCTGAGCGCTGGGGGAACCGCTTGGGGCCACAAGAACTATCTGACGAGTTTTGGCGTGGTGATGCAAACCTATGACGTACCCAGCAAGGTCCGTTGGCGTCAGGTCCATTGGCCAGAACGGCGGATGCCATGGGAGATATATGTGAATGCCCATGGCCAGCGCTTTATGAGAGAGGATGAACCAAGTGTCGATGTGCGCGAACACACGATTCAGCAGCAACCGCATCTTCGCCACTGGATCGTATTTGACGCAAAGACTTTGGAGGAGGCTCCACCGTTGTTTCCGGATGTGACCGCCGCTGACATCAGATGCGCTGCGGAGGCGGGAGAGCCGATGTTTTATGTCGCGGACAGCATTGCCGCGCTGGCTGAAAAAGCAGGGCTGCCGGAAGATGCTCTGAAAGCAACCGTGGACGCCTTCAACATTGGACAAGCGTCCGGAAAAGATGCATTTGGCCGTCAAAACATGCCGCGGCCCGTTAACCAGGCCCCTTTTTACGCGATCAGATCACAAGCCATGTCCGTCTCAAGCACCGTGGGACTGAAAGTCGACACTCAGTTGCGCGTGATTCGGGAAAATGGCACCCCCATAGCCGGACTTTACGCGGCCGGCGAGTCAATCGGACAAGGCGCGATGATGGGAAGCTCGTTCTGTGGTGGCATGCTGGTCACGCCAGCGTTGACCTTTGGCAGGATGCTGGGGCAATCGCTTCTGCCGCTTGAAGAAAAAACACACGCGGCGGCGGAGTGA